One stretch of Ostrinia nubilalis chromosome 11, ilOstNubi1.1, whole genome shotgun sequence DNA includes these proteins:
- the LOC135075930 gene encoding uncharacterized protein LOC135075930 has product MMILRHHLAGVLLEMLEEDPEDLLEEREDFERQYFSQVALARSLLGVSSKALVNVLNTSGEKYTARLLLDNVKAVHLELVTDLTTEAYMAALNRFVARRGKPQSITSDNGTNFVGASNDLQRFLSKY; this is encoded by the exons ATGATGATCCTGAGACATCATCTCGCTGGGGTCCTCCTCGAGATGCTCGAGGAGGACCCCGAGGACCTGCTCGAGGAGCGCGAGGACTTCGAGCGCCAGTACTTCAGCCAGGTGGCCCTCGCACGCTCTCTGCTTGGGGTTTCTTCCAAAG CATTGGTGAACGTCTTGAACACTTCGGGCGAGAAGTACACTGCCCGGCTACTACTGGACAACG TGAAGGCTGTACATTTGGAGCTTGTTACGGACCTCACCACCGAAGCTTACATGGCTGCTCTGAATCGGTTCGTGGCGCGGCGAGGCAAGCCTCAAAGCATCACGTCCGATAATGGCACTAACTTTGTCGGTGCATCGAATGATCTGCAAAGGTTCCTTTCGA aatactaa